The sequence AATTTCCATTGTACcttttgctttttccctttttccAAAGTCTTTTTTAGATTAACAGATTTCAAGAGTTTGTAATCTTACATTAACTCTCaaacaaaatatactttaaagaaGATTTTTGTTCCCCAAAATCTAACTTCAAGTTAGGTAgcattttttatatcttctataTATTTTGGACAACTTAACATTGATAACAAGTAGAAAAGAAtctataaaattcaaattatttgaagaaacaaTGAGAAATTTCAGAGACTAAGGTATAGaatcagaaaaacagaagaaaatatgaaatgaGAGGCAACATTACTCATTTATcactaaatttgaaaataaatgccaaaataTCAACACATGAACACAATAAAATTTTGGAAcaattaacttttaaatattaatatcctCCTGGTTGGCAAATGATTACACTTGCATCTCTACATCCAAGTACTTAATTTTGCCCTTGGCCTTACTTCCGTGTTAGTTTTTAAGTTCCTGAAACAATCTTGTCAATCTATGTCTGCTtcctcagaaaataaattaattgtggATGAATCAACTCTTAAGACTTGGCCACTTATGATAAGTTTTATTGCCTTTCGAAACCATGGATAAAAGAAAGCATAAATCAAGGGATTCATAGCCGAATTGTAATAAACACACCACACTAAAATCTCATAGACATAAGGAGGAGTTATAAAATTCATATAAGCATCTATCATGGCATCAATAATATAAGGAAGCCAAGAGACCAGAAAAGCTGCCACGGCAATACCCAGCGTTCTAGCAGctagtctctctctctttgctactCTTTCTTTGTAACTCTCTGAGGACCACTGAGCTTGGCTGGCTATACTTTCTATCTTCCTGGCCTGATATTTAGCCACCAAAAATATCTTACCGTATATAAACACCATGACAACAGTGGGTATAAAGAATAGGAGGAAACAGAGCAGAACCCAGTTTTGATtcagtggagcctggcagcctcCTACACAGGAGAGAGCAACCACTAGGTCCTCAATCCCTTCCTCGTTGGCCCCCGTGTAAAAGATAGAAAAACTGTATGTGACAGAAAAGAACCAGGAGAGAACAATGCATAGTCCTGAGACAGAGACCGTAAACTTGGCTGGATAGGTCAGAGGGTCAGTCACAGCAATGTATCTATCGACAGAGATACAGCATAAATGGAATAAAGAGGCAAAACAGAAGGAAGTGTCAAAACAAGTATGAAATTTGCAGTAGCTCTCCCCAAAGTACCAGCAGCTCTCCACCGACCTCACTGTGCTGAAGGGCATCACAGTCGCTCCCACCAAGAAGTCCGCACAGGCCAGGGAGGCGATCAGAAAGTTAGTGGGCGTGTGCAGCTGTCTGAAGTGGAGAATGGCAATGATGACCAGCAAGTTTCCAAACACGGCCAGCACAGCCCCCAAACCGAGGACTGCATATAGAATTGCCCGAGGACCTGGTGTGTAAGGAGTCTTGACACAGGACCCATTCACGTTCTGGTAGCAGAGTTCCACAGCTTCGGCTTGGGAGAAATTGTTCACCATTGCCTCTTGTTTGAAAGAGTTTAGGATTCTCCAATCCCCTATTTCAGCAATTTAAAacaagaaggagatggcaattttaaaagcttctggaagaagaaagaatttctggttaaaataaatgaaagtaactTTTCTCCCATTTGGGGAAGCATATGAACGCTAACCTCTTGGTCTTTTCAAAAACTATACCCCAGTGTTTAATATATTTAGCATGGAAATTTGTTGCAGAGAGTCATTAAAATACAGCATTCTTAGTCCAACAATATATTTTGTAGCATGTAATAAGCTAATCGTTAGAAAGTCCCTTTTTTGTGTGTTACTTTACCTTTTGAAATCTTGCCTGTAACCTCCTGAGCGGAGAACTAATTAGGCTACCAAAAGCTGAATTTTATCTACTAAATCATCTCCCCTGAGTAGTCCACCTGTAATGATAAACTGTACTTCATTTTTTCAAGAAGGAAGAAGTAAATTACGTCACCTTCAAATTATAGTCTCAAAAATCCCTATAGTATAGAGTGTAAAGACTAAAGAAACATTTACTCACAATAACTTGCtaaacttatatggagagtatatTTCCTCCACTGCTTATATTATCAGAGTTtgtgggattttttgtttgtttttttgtattcCTCCATGGTTTGGACTACTTGGGATGATTAGGAGAACTATTCTTCCCAAATTGATACTAATATATAATCAGTGTATAAGTATTTTTCTGGCTAACAACCAGTTTTAGAAGTCTAAAATCAGTAAGATTGATTAAAATAAGCAATAACTCACCTagcatccttaaaaaaaaaaaaaagcagaggccTATGTAACACCTGGAATGGTttgggctgggatggggaggtggtTAGTAGCTCCATCTCCTGGCAGTGGATTCATTCAAAGGCATCCAAAATTCAAAGAGATATAATGTTTGTTTCTCCCAGTGTTtggttttatttgcttgtttccaTACTGAAGAATACAGTCTTCAGACACTTTACAAAAGTCACCAACAATTTAGTTCAGTTttttctctcagtcatgtccaactgttttcgaccccatggactgcagcatgccaagcttccctgtccatcaccagctcccagagcttgctcaaactcatgtccattgagtcggtgatgccatctcatcctctgttgtccccttctcttcctaccttcaatctttcctaccatcagggtcttttccaatgagtcagttcttcacatcaggtggccaaagttttggagcctcagcttcagcatcagtccttcctatgaagagtcaggactgatttcctttaggatggactgattggatctccttgcagttcaagggactctcaagagtcttctccaacatcacagttcatgttgaggtttgacagaaaatagcaaaattctgtaaaggaattatccttcgatataagataaattaatttttttaaagaaaagcatgaattttttgatgcttagctttctttatggtccaactctcacatccatacgtgactactggaaaaaagcaTTTAATACTTGGGAAAATCAATCCAGGCCCAGGTGGGCAACAATATTTAGCCAGCAGACTCAGGCTAGTATGTGGATAGAAACAAAATCTGGACAGCAGGTTCATTATAAGACTTGCTCTGCATTGGCTTTGCATGGGAATGGAGAAGGAACTCTTCTCAATAAGAGGACCTTTAATTTGGTCTAATTGAGGGACACCAGGAAGTTTTCCCAACTGAATAAATCTTCCCTTCTTGAAATGTCAGCACTTTATCCTTTTCACAAGTACTTGTCTCTGAATGCCCCCTAAAATTTCTCCTGTGCCTTCAACCATTGCCAACTCCAAGGGGAAGCTGTGTGAGAATGGTATGTTTCGTTGTCCTTGCTTTCATTCAATCAGGAGTTACTTTTTAGCAGCTCATAGGCAGGAAACGGGGTTCCCAGGAAATGGTAGGAAGCAAAGACAGGGCAAATGGAAGACTCTAAAGTGGATTTTACCTGCCTCATAAATTTAACAAAGATGAGTCATAGCAGAAACCTTATCtattcttctctttaaaatggTCTATTCTACTTAGCTTTGTACTGTCCTTAGAACCTGATGAAAGATCACCCTTTGTCATTAGATATAATTGAATACATACCTTTAAACTGTTGTGTGTGTggacagaataaaatataaatgtcagtTGCTATGTAATACCTGGGAATATAGTCtacactttttatttctgagaaatGCTATTGGTTTTTTGTAACTTATTATAAGACATTATGTTATTTCCCATCACTATGTACAAAGAGCCAAGAAATCATTTTGGTTAGAATGCTTCATTGTTTGACTTTAGCTAATCAATCTTACAAAGGCATGTTCTGAAAGTGTCTCAAATAAAATATCCTAATAAAATTCTTTCCActgata is a genomic window of Muntiacus reevesi chromosome 3, mMunRee1.1, whole genome shotgun sequence containing:
- the LOC136163356 gene encoding trace amine-associated receptor 9-like, with product MVNNFSQAEAVELCYQNVNGSCVKTPYTPGPRAILYAVLGLGAVLAVFGNLLVIIAILHFRQLHTPTNFLIASLACADFLVGATVMPFSTVRSVESCWYFGESYCKFHTCFDTSFCFASLFHLCCISVDRYIAVTDPLTYPAKFTVSVSGLCIVLSWFFSVTYSFSIFYTGANEEGIEDLVVALSCVGGCQAPLNQNWVLLCFLLFFIPTVVMVFIYGKIFLVAKYQARKIESIASQAQWSSESYKERVAKRERLAARTLGIAVAAFLVSWLPYIIDAMIDAYMNFITPPYVYEILVWCVYYNSAMNPLIYAFFYPWFRKAIKLIISGQVLRVDSSTINLFSEEADID